A genomic stretch from Setaria italica strain Yugu1 chromosome VII, Setaria_italica_v2.0, whole genome shotgun sequence includes:
- the LOC101761566 gene encoding BTB/POZ and MATH domain-containing protein 1 gives MIPRELRTEDRMVHPSRTPTLVAVLPPDLSRHLGDLLAAGHGADVTFQVAGETFRAHRYILAARSSVFKAQFLGAMRESNVSSQAYPIRMADMEPQVFRGLLAFLYADALPDYCSSGQEDEAAAMAQHLLVAADRYGMERLKLVCEDSLCKHIDTGSVATILALAEQHNCQGLKKACFRFMIRSSSALNDVLATDGFNIYPEASTGV, from the coding sequence ATGATCCCCAGGGAGCTTCGAACCGAGGACAGGATGGTACATCCCAGCAGGACGCCTACCCTCGTCGCTGTGCTGCCGCCCGATCTCAGCCGGCATCTCGGCGACCTCCTCGCAGCCGGGCATGGCGCCGACGTGACGTTCCAGGTTGCCGGCGAGACGTTCAGGGCGCACAGGTACATTCTGGCGGCCAGATCGTCGGTGTTCAAGGCACAATTCTTGGGCGCCATGAGGGAGAGCAATGTCAGCAGCCAAGCGTACCCGATACGCATGGCTGACATGGAGCCACAGGTGTTCCGGGGTTTGCTCGCTTTCTTGTACGCCGACGCACTGCCAGATTATTGCTCTTCGGGTCAAGAAGACGAAGCAGCCGCGATGGCTCAGCATCTGCTTGTCGCCGCAGACAGGTACGGCATGGAGAGGCTGAAGCTCGTTTGCGAAGATAGCCTGTGCAAGCACATTGATACAGGCTCTGTGGCGACCATCTTGGCTTTGGCTGAGCAGCACAACTGCCAGGGGCTGAAGAAGGCCTGCTTCCGGTTCATGATCAGGTCCTCTTCAGCTCTGAATGATGTActggcaactgatgggttcaacATTTACCCCGAAGCTAGTACTGGTGTTTAA